Proteins from a single region of Akkermansiaceae bacterium:
- a CDS encoding EF-hand domain-containing protein, whose translation MKSKIPFLLALTLSGAAFTHAHEEGGGGGGPRGAGGPGGAGGFMARLPVIKALDKDQDGALSAEEIAGASAALLTLDKDGDGKLSAEEIRPVMPPRGETPHQIAERTFEAFDKNKDGKITGDELPERMKAMLGRADADKDGAVTHEELEKLIEKETPPPAPRGEGGPRPEGEAPKPGV comes from the coding sequence ATGAAAAGCAAGATCCCTTTCCTTCTCGCGCTCACCCTGTCCGGTGCCGCATTCACCCACGCCCATGAAGAAGGAGGCGGTGGTGGTGGCCCCCGTGGGGCTGGCGGACCTGGTGGTGCCGGTGGCTTCATGGCCCGCCTGCCCGTCATCAAGGCTCTGGACAAGGACCAGGACGGAGCCCTTTCCGCCGAGGAGATCGCCGGGGCGTCCGCCGCCCTGCTCACGCTCGACAAGGACGGCGACGGCAAGCTTTCCGCCGAGGAGATCCGCCCGGTGATGCCGCCGCGTGGCGAAACCCCGCACCAGATCGCCGAGCGCACCTTCGAGGCCTTCGACAAGAACAAGGACGGCAAAATCACCGGAGACGAGCTGCCGGAACGCATGAAGGCGATGCTCGGCCGCGCGGACGCCGACAAGGACGGCGCCGTGACCCATGAAGAGCTGGAGAAGCTCATCGAGAAAGAGACCCCGCCGCCCGCCCCGCGCGGAGAAGGCGGCCCGCGCCCGGAAGGCGAAGCACCGAAACCCGGCGTCTGA
- a CDS encoding DUF1501 domain-containing protein, with amino-acid sequence MSFPDFMKTRRDFLCSTVLGASAAWTVPMFVDKTFAQLNESTRDKATQFATGKDDTILVVLQLAGGNDGLNTVVPFADDAYHKARPVIGKKEKDLIRLSDHVGLNASMPFLGSLFKEGSLGIVQGVGYPNPNRSHFVSTSIWETADPANRSATGWLGRYFDNACSGSDPTVGISFNKTQPESFGAVKNPGVCLNTPELYRWIYGGGDRAQAEEFFADLNSPEDDAMSNQGSSIDMPAGGKTGGVVGETNLAFLERVALDARVSSKQILEIAAKHKTTVQYDGTPIARNLNLVSRMIAGGMPTRVYYVSHGGFDTHNQQVNSHDRLLGSLDSALKSFFADLKQQGNDKRVVLMTFSEFGRRVEENDSEGTDHGKASCLFVAGPGVKGGLHGTYPSLTDLSAGDLKHTVDFRGVYSTLIEDWLKAPSAKPILGASYDKLKLV; translated from the coding sequence ATGAGCTTCCCGGACTTCATGAAAACCCGCCGCGACTTCCTCTGCTCCACCGTCCTCGGCGCTTCCGCCGCTTGGACCGTGCCGATGTTCGTCGACAAGACCTTCGCCCAGCTCAACGAGAGCACCCGCGACAAGGCCACCCAGTTCGCCACCGGGAAGGATGACACCATCCTCGTCGTGCTCCAGCTCGCGGGCGGAAATGACGGCCTCAACACCGTCGTCCCCTTCGCGGATGACGCCTACCACAAGGCCCGTCCTGTCATCGGCAAAAAGGAAAAGGACCTCATCCGGCTCTCGGACCACGTCGGGTTGAACGCCTCAATGCCGTTCCTCGGCTCCCTGTTCAAGGAAGGAAGCCTCGGCATCGTCCAGGGCGTCGGCTACCCGAACCCGAACCGCTCCCACTTCGTCTCCACCTCCATCTGGGAAACGGCGGATCCGGCGAACCGCTCCGCCACCGGCTGGCTGGGCCGCTACTTTGACAACGCCTGCTCCGGCTCCGACCCCACCGTCGGCATCAGCTTCAACAAGACGCAGCCGGAGAGCTTCGGCGCGGTGAAGAACCCCGGCGTCTGCTTGAACACCCCGGAACTCTACCGCTGGATCTACGGTGGCGGCGACCGGGCGCAGGCGGAGGAATTTTTCGCCGACCTCAACTCCCCGGAAGACGATGCCATGTCGAACCAAGGCTCATCCATCGACATGCCCGCGGGCGGAAAGACCGGCGGTGTGGTCGGTGAAACGAACCTCGCCTTCCTGGAGCGCGTCGCCCTCGACGCCCGTGTCAGCTCGAAGCAGATCCTGGAGATCGCCGCGAAGCACAAGACCACCGTCCAGTATGACGGCACCCCCATCGCGCGGAACCTCAACCTTGTCTCCCGCATGATCGCCGGGGGCATGCCCACCCGCGTCTATTACGTCAGCCATGGTGGATTCGACACCCACAACCAGCAGGTCAACTCCCACGACCGCCTGCTGGGCAGCCTGGACAGCGCGCTGAAGTCCTTCTTCGCCGACCTGAAGCAGCAGGGGAACGACAAGCGCGTGGTGCTGATGACCTTCTCCGAGTTCGGCCGCCGCGTGGAGGAGAACGACAGCGAAGGCACCGACCACGGCAAGGCCTCCTGCCTCTTCGTCGCCGGTCCGGGCGTCAAGGGTGGCCTCCATGGCACCTACCCCAGCCTCACCGACCTGTCCGCCGGGGATCTGAAGCACACCGTCGATTTCCGTGGCGTCTATTCCACCCTCATCGAGGACTGGCTGAAAGCCCCGTCCGCCAAGCCGATCCTCGGCGCGTCCTACGACAAGCTGAAGCTGGTGTGA
- a CDS encoding flavodoxin domain-containing protein, translating to MLVLFATMTGNAEDAAENIAKRLRKSGHDVSVANIEKHTPQGLPARGEPVLFVVSTWGDGEPPDEAIDFFADLEGLSAGDLDGLLYSVYALGDSGYDEFCGFGRKLDAELEAKGAVRIAARAEADIDYEEFIEDWTNDVHAALQDQFAA from the coding sequence ATGCTCGTCCTGTTCGCAACCATGACCGGAAACGCCGAAGACGCGGCGGAAAACATCGCCAAACGTCTCCGGAAGTCCGGCCATGACGTCTCCGTCGCCAACATCGAAAAACACACGCCGCAAGGCCTCCCCGCCCGTGGCGAGCCGGTGCTTTTCGTCGTAAGCACCTGGGGCGATGGCGAGCCGCCGGATGAAGCGATCGACTTTTTCGCCGATCTCGAAGGCCTCTCCGCCGGTGACCTCGATGGCTTGCTCTACTCGGTCTATGCGCTGGGCGACTCCGGCTACGATGAGTTCTGCGGCTTCGGCCGCAAGCTGGATGCGGAACTGGAGGCAAAGGGAGCGGTGCGCATCGCCGCCCGTGCCGAGGCGGACATCGACTACGAAGAATTCATCGAAGACTGGACCAACGACGTCCACGCCGCGCTGCAGGACCAGTTCGCCGCCTGA
- a CDS encoding U32 family peptidase, whose amino-acid sequence MPAADTTPELLSPAGNWDCARAAVAAGADAIFFGMPKFNARLRADNFTEEDLPELMAYLHRHGVKGFVTMNTLVFTRELEAAERQLRLIAEAGVDALIIQDLGLAKMAREITPKVELHASTQMTITSPEGLSFIESLFPMERAVLARELSVKEIERFQAYSEDHRTPLEVFVHGALCVAYSGQCLTSESLGQRSANRGECAQACRMPYELIVDGVKREMGEKRYLLSPQDLAAVDFIPGLIKAGVKSFKIEGRLKSPEYVAAVTRVYRKAIDAALSDGSDTGPSPITPEDRYELEMTFSRGLTNGWLGGTNHPYLTHGRFGKKRGPLLGEITDCGYGWIILHNTSGIPVKPGDGVVFDAGENRDLEQGASVWKVEGDRLVFHRTYSGINFERIKPGDTVYKTSDPKLESDIRKFWQNARPAEKKTPLHLTVSGKPGEPMKVAGASGRSPVSVSSAIDLQPAAKHALTTETLTAQFGRLGDTSYELASLDNQLEGDCHFPLSALNQLRRDLVTALDAGNGARTSVRTSSPVSHRDLFPEKAPAPSASPDLSVLCRTEGQVESAIAAGVGKIYCDFEDPRRYKDAVALVRGSDSTIHLATPRILKPGEGGYLKLIERAEPDGLLLRNLSSLEYYKDRSDLVKTGDFSLNVANPITARLLKEHANLDRLTVSYDLNIGQVLDLLNGAPADWFEVTLHQHMPMFHMEHCVFCTFLSTGTTYKDCGRPCESHVVHLRDRVGQLHRLQADVGCRNTLFNGRAQTGARFYRDLRVTGLSNFRIELLDEDGTTAGRTIRAYQALLAGKSTATELLDDVEAIEKLGVTEGTLAER is encoded by the coding sequence ATGCCCGCCGCCGATACCACGCCTGAACTGCTCTCCCCCGCGGGGAACTGGGACTGTGCGCGTGCCGCCGTCGCGGCGGGGGCGGACGCCATCTTTTTTGGCATGCCGAAGTTCAATGCCCGGCTGCGGGCGGACAATTTCACGGAGGAAGACCTGCCGGAACTCATGGCCTACCTGCACCGCCACGGGGTGAAGGGCTTCGTGACGATGAACACGCTGGTCTTCACCCGCGAACTGGAGGCGGCGGAACGGCAGCTCCGGCTGATCGCGGAGGCCGGGGTGGACGCCCTCATCATCCAGGACCTGGGTCTGGCGAAGATGGCGCGCGAGATCACGCCGAAGGTGGAACTGCACGCCTCCACCCAGATGACCATCACCTCTCCCGAGGGGTTGTCGTTCATCGAGTCCCTTTTCCCGATGGAGCGCGCGGTGTTGGCGCGGGAGCTTTCCGTGAAGGAGATCGAGCGCTTCCAGGCCTACTCGGAGGACCACAGGACGCCTTTGGAAGTCTTCGTCCACGGTGCGTTGTGTGTCGCCTATTCCGGTCAGTGCCTGACCAGCGAGTCGCTGGGACAGCGGAGCGCGAACCGCGGCGAATGCGCGCAGGCGTGCCGCATGCCCTATGAGCTGATCGTCGATGGCGTGAAACGCGAGATGGGCGAAAAGCGCTACCTGCTGAGTCCACAGGATCTGGCGGCGGTGGACTTCATCCCGGGCCTGATCAAGGCGGGCGTGAAGTCCTTCAAGATCGAAGGCCGTCTGAAGTCCCCGGAATACGTGGCCGCCGTGACGCGGGTCTACCGTAAGGCGATCGACGCCGCGCTTTCCGATGGCAGCGACACTGGCCCGTCCCCCATCACCCCGGAAGACCGCTATGAGCTGGAGATGACATTTTCCCGCGGCCTGACCAACGGCTGGCTGGGCGGGACGAACCACCCTTACCTCACGCACGGCCGGTTCGGGAAAAAGCGCGGCCCCTTGCTCGGTGAGATCACCGACTGCGGATACGGCTGGATCATCCTCCACAACACCTCCGGCATCCCGGTGAAGCCGGGCGACGGCGTGGTGTTCGACGCGGGGGAAAACCGCGACCTGGAGCAAGGCGCGTCCGTCTGGAAAGTGGAAGGGGACCGGCTGGTCTTCCACCGCACCTACAGCGGCATCAACTTCGAGCGGATCAAGCCGGGCGACACCGTCTATAAAACGTCCGACCCGAAGCTGGAGTCCGACATCCGCAAGTTCTGGCAGAACGCCCGCCCGGCGGAGAAAAAGACGCCGCTGCACCTCACCGTGAGCGGAAAGCCGGGCGAGCCGATGAAAGTGGCTGGGGCATCCGGCCGCTCGCCTGTCTCCGTGAGCAGCGCCATCGACCTCCAGCCTGCCGCGAAACACGCTCTCACCACCGAAACGCTGACGGCGCAGTTCGGCCGCCTCGGGGATACGTCGTACGAACTGGCGTCCCTCGACAACCAACTGGAAGGCGACTGCCATTTCCCCCTCTCCGCCCTCAACCAACTGCGGCGCGACCTGGTCACCGCACTGGACGCTGGGAATGGAGCGCGGACTTCAGTCCGCACCTCTTCGCCCGTTTCCCATAGGGACCTCTTCCCTGAAAAAGCCCCGGCACCCTCCGCATCACCCGATCTCAGCGTCCTCTGCCGGACCGAGGGCCAGGTGGAATCCGCCATCGCCGCCGGGGTGGGGAAGATCTATTGCGACTTCGAGGATCCGCGCCGCTACAAGGACGCCGTCGCCCTCGTCCGCGGATCGGACTCCACCATCCACCTCGCCACCCCGCGCATCCTGAAGCCGGGCGAGGGAGGATACCTCAAGCTCATCGAGCGCGCGGAGCCGGACGGCCTGCTGCTGCGCAACCTGTCGTCGCTGGAATACTACAAGGACCGTAGTGACCTGGTGAAGACGGGCGACTTCTCGCTCAATGTCGCCAACCCGATCACCGCGCGGCTGCTGAAGGAGCATGCGAACCTCGACCGGCTCACCGTTTCCTATGACCTGAACATCGGCCAGGTGCTGGACCTGCTCAACGGCGCGCCGGCGGATTGGTTCGAGGTCACCCTGCACCAGCACATGCCCATGTTCCATATGGAGCACTGTGTTTTTTGCACCTTCCTCAGCACCGGCACCACCTACAAGGACTGCGGCCGCCCGTGCGAAAGCCACGTGGTCCACCTGCGCGACCGCGTCGGCCAGCTCCACCGCCTGCAGGCGGACGTCGGCTGCCGCAACACCCTCTTCAACGGCCGTGCCCAGACCGGTGCCAGGTTTTACCGTGACCTCCGCGTGACGGGGCTGTCGAATTTCCGGATCGAGCTGCTGGACGAGGACGGCACCACCGCCGGGCGCACCATCCGCGCCTACCAGGCCCTGCTCGCCGGGAAATCCACCGCCACCGAGCTGCTGGATGACGTGGAGGCCATCGAGAAACTCGGCGTGACCGAGGGGACGCTGGCGGAGAGGTGA
- a CDS encoding DUF1800 domain-containing protein: MLTPAPDSWTVFEAAHLLNRAGFGGSPAEIKTFHSLGRTKAVDSLLNPGEPADAIAPPEWSRPEKAVEMFREYREEAREAAEKAKSMPTFEGSQVKRAVQRKYQRLRNDLGREAEEWWLGKILATKAPLREKMTLFWHDHFATSFQKVKQPPMLVRQNELFRTHAFGDFRALTQSVAKDPAMMSYLDSQNSKKGSPNENFAREVMELFTLGEGNYTEDDIREAAKAFTGYRIDRTSGTMVFQKRQWDDSQKTVFGKKGAFTGEDVIELIFQQKAAATYVPSKLWAYFVTDEPPAAIVDALGKSFRAGNFNTGALLREIFLSQDFYAEAVMRTQIKPPVQFITQLLKQLEVTAPPSGFELRAGRELGQQLFSPPNVAGWDWGKAWINTNTLLTRYNLAGYITKGADDRPMAADAGGGNMMEMMDEDAPRKIAMRKPARTARGWNGPDYEKIAPRQLRENPADLVDALIFRFFQGTVPDKARGSFIEYATAKQGVVFTNKEVAELVHLMLSTPYYQLS; this comes from the coding sequence ATGCTCACACCAGCACCTGATTCCTGGACCGTTTTCGAGGCGGCGCACCTGCTGAACCGCGCGGGTTTCGGCGGCAGCCCTGCCGAGATCAAGACGTTCCACTCGCTCGGCCGGACCAAGGCCGTCGATTCCCTGCTGAATCCCGGCGAACCCGCCGATGCCATCGCCCCGCCCGAATGGTCCCGCCCGGAGAAAGCCGTCGAGATGTTCCGGGAGTACCGTGAGGAGGCCCGCGAGGCGGCGGAAAAGGCGAAGTCGATGCCCACCTTCGAGGGCTCCCAGGTGAAACGGGCCGTGCAGAGGAAATACCAGCGTCTCCGCAACGACCTGGGCCGGGAAGCTGAGGAATGGTGGCTGGGCAAGATCCTGGCGACCAAGGCACCCCTGCGGGAAAAGATGACCCTTTTCTGGCATGACCACTTCGCCACCTCCTTCCAGAAGGTGAAGCAGCCGCCCATGCTCGTCCGCCAGAACGAGCTGTTCCGCACGCATGCCTTCGGCGATTTCAGGGCGCTCACCCAGTCCGTGGCGAAGGACCCGGCGATGATGTCCTACCTCGACTCCCAGAACTCGAAGAAAGGCTCGCCGAACGAGAACTTCGCCCGGGAGGTCATGGAACTCTTCACCCTCGGCGAGGGCAACTACACCGAGGACGACATCCGGGAGGCCGCGAAGGCCTTCACCGGCTACCGCATCGACCGCACCTCCGGCACCATGGTCTTCCAGAAAAGGCAGTGGGATGACTCCCAGAAGACGGTCTTCGGGAAAAAAGGCGCGTTCACCGGTGAGGACGTCATCGAACTCATCTTCCAGCAAAAGGCCGCGGCCACCTACGTGCCGTCGAAGCTCTGGGCCTACTTCGTCACGGATGAGCCACCGGCGGCGATCGTGGATGCACTTGGCAAAAGTTTCCGTGCCGGAAACTTCAACACCGGTGCCCTGCTGCGGGAGATTTTCCTTTCGCAGGACTTCTACGCGGAGGCTGTCATGCGGACCCAGATCAAGCCGCCCGTGCAGTTCATCACCCAGTTGCTCAAGCAACTGGAGGTCACCGCCCCGCCGTCCGGCTTCGAACTCCGCGCCGGACGCGAGCTGGGGCAGCAGCTTTTCTCCCCGCCGAATGTCGCGGGCTGGGACTGGGGAAAGGCATGGATCAACACCAACACCCTGCTCACCCGCTACAACCTCGCCGGATACATCACCAAGGGCGCGGATGACCGCCCCATGGCGGCGGATGCCGGCGGCGGCAACATGATGGAGATGATGGATGAGGACGCGCCGCGGAAGATCGCCATGAGGAAACCCGCCCGTACTGCCCGCGGATGGAATGGCCCGGACTACGAGAAGATCGCCCCGCGCCAGCTCCGGGAAAACCCGGCCGATCTGGTGGATGCCCTCATCTTCCGTTTCTTCCAGGGCACCGTGCCTGACAAGGCCCGCGGCTCCTTCATCGAATACGCCACCGCCAAGCAGGGCGTCGTCTTCACCAACAAAGAGGTCGCGGAACTCGTGCACCTCATGCTCAGCACACCTTACTACCAACTCTCCTGA
- a CDS encoding cadherin-like domain-containing protein: protein MVKDIFPGGTAAGSNPAGYCEMGGYVFFSATTVTHGTELWKSDGTPTGTVMLKDLLPGTASGSPGYFTAVESSLFFVASDGTYYRNLWKTDGTAEGTVKLGAFNDASLLTCVGGQLFFNAGGLWKSDGTVEGTTLVRSDVSLTNSLSSSGQGSNIVLLDGIMYFAGRNATSGTELWRSDGTSEGTFIVKDITPGQNASFPKSLSVVGSRIFFICNGGKTLWKSDGTPNGTVLVKEFPSTVSTASFHNLIATESLLYASASDGTTGHELWISDGTPEGTTLLKDINPGAAASSPGSFAAVGDQLYFSATTNLNGAELWKSDGTPDGTMMVRDIASGSSGSSPLFLSAMGSVVYFICASDAKLWRSDGTEDGTRIVRNTGLGYPNGGETRTMMATKTRLFLNGNVGTGFEPWTSDGTAEGTHLLRDINPGANSGNVTFLGSLGGKVLLAANDGRSGRELWTSDGTPRGTMMLKDIQNGESGSIALPSPPILLTETHLYFAASGGGSLVELWKTDGTAAGTLMVKDIRPGGLASNPRDLTRLGSLVIFSADNGTNGTELWKSDGTEAGTVLLKDLNPGSAPSYPAALAVIGSTLYFSADDGTNGRELWKTDGTTAGTVMVRNISPGSGASNPTLLATVGSTLFLACTTSSGTELWKSNGTSAGTVIVRDVNSGSASSSPSYVATIGSTIYFTATTAANGNELWKSDGTSAGTTMVVDVYPGNQSSVISDPFLKDGIIYFTALKGPNDWQFWRSDGTGVGTFPLTSIPTDEPGEYSARARTPASLGPYVIFTNEDRNGRELWRTDGTPGGTRMIKDVNPGPATSTPEYTPQQFAVLGSLAYIIADDGVNGAELWQTDGTEAGTRMVHDITGDSGSSRPLDLTVIGQKLYFTAMTEREGREWYVYDPAAPAPPALVNGGVAATGRFTANAEGSVNPHGSASLAYIEYGVNQPWEHSAEIQLAPDNASSATPFSLPLTGLLPGRTYHYRLTANNEGGASTTTVGSFTTDPNLPPVSTGGLLGTHYQTGLSLSAGTAALGISDPEGDPVTIAETGASSAMGGSIALNSGNLTYQPKAGFSGADQFPITVRDSHGATSAFQVMVEVSGPFGFNPRPAEISTLGGGPKKVRFSAIPARPYKIQRSVDLIFWEDVETSTPDAEGLLDFTDPEPPQPKAFYRLKHP, encoded by the coding sequence ATGGTGAAGGATATCTTTCCCGGTGGAACCGCGGCAGGCTCCAACCCGGCAGGCTATTGCGAAATGGGGGGCTACGTTTTCTTCTCCGCCACCACGGTTACTCACGGAACGGAACTATGGAAGTCCGATGGTACCCCCACGGGAACCGTAATGCTGAAAGATCTGCTGCCCGGGACCGCTTCGGGTAGTCCGGGGTATTTCACCGCAGTGGAGAGCAGCCTATTTTTCGTCGCATCGGATGGGACTTATTATCGTAACCTCTGGAAAACCGACGGGACAGCCGAGGGAACCGTGAAGCTCGGGGCTTTCAACGATGCCTCATTGTTGACGTGTGTGGGAGGCCAGCTCTTCTTCAATGCGGGTGGTCTCTGGAAATCGGATGGAACTGTCGAAGGGACCACTTTGGTCCGTTCCGACGTAAGCCTGACGAATTCATTGAGTTCATCGGGGCAGGGGTCGAACATCGTGCTGCTTGATGGCATCATGTATTTCGCGGGAAGGAACGCCACCAGTGGAACCGAGTTGTGGCGCAGCGATGGAACTTCCGAAGGCACCTTTATCGTAAAGGATATCACGCCCGGACAAAATGCGTCCTTTCCCAAATCCCTGAGTGTCGTGGGATCACGGATTTTCTTCATCTGCAACGGTGGAAAAACACTGTGGAAGAGCGATGGGACCCCTAACGGTACGGTGCTGGTCAAGGAATTCCCGAGTACTGTCTCAACTGCATCCTTCCACAACCTCATAGCAACGGAGTCCCTTCTCTATGCCTCGGCGAGCGATGGAACCACCGGTCACGAGCTCTGGATTTCCGACGGAACCCCGGAAGGGACCACACTTCTGAAAGACATCAATCCGGGCGCGGCCGCCAGTTCGCCGGGTTCGTTCGCCGCCGTGGGAGATCAGCTCTACTTCAGCGCCACGACCAATCTCAACGGAGCCGAGCTTTGGAAGAGTGATGGTACGCCGGATGGAACCATGATGGTCAGGGACATCGCTTCCGGGTCTTCAGGTAGTAGTCCGTTGTTTTTGTCCGCCATGGGATCGGTCGTTTATTTTATCTGCGCATCGGACGCCAAGCTATGGCGTTCGGACGGTACCGAAGACGGTACAAGGATAGTCAGGAATACCGGCTTGGGATATCCGAATGGGGGGGAAACCAGGACGATGATGGCGACCAAAACGAGACTATTTCTGAATGGGAACGTGGGGACGGGCTTCGAGCCATGGACGAGTGATGGAACGGCTGAGGGCACGCATCTTCTCAGGGACATCAACCCCGGGGCAAACTCCGGTAACGTCACCTTCCTGGGTTCGCTGGGAGGAAAAGTGCTTCTTGCCGCCAACGATGGCCGGAGCGGCAGGGAGCTTTGGACAAGCGACGGAACTCCGAGAGGCACCATGATGCTCAAGGATATCCAAAATGGGGAGAGCGGGAGTATCGCGCTCCCGAGCCCTCCGATTCTGCTGACCGAAACCCATCTTTACTTCGCGGCCTCCGGGGGCGGATCACTGGTCGAGCTCTGGAAGACAGATGGCACGGCTGCGGGAACACTGATGGTGAAGGACATCCGGCCAGGTGGCTTGGCAAGCAATCCGAGAGACCTCACCAGATTAGGGAGCCTTGTGATTTTCAGCGCGGACAATGGCACCAACGGTACAGAACTTTGGAAAAGTGACGGCACCGAAGCGGGAACCGTGCTATTGAAGGATCTCAATCCTGGCAGCGCCCCCAGCTATCCGGCCGCATTGGCGGTCATCGGATCCACGCTCTACTTCAGCGCTGACGACGGCACCAACGGCAGAGAACTCTGGAAAACCGACGGAACCACCGCCGGGACGGTGATGGTCAGAAACATCAGTCCGGGCTCCGGCGCATCAAACCCCACTTTGCTGGCGACCGTGGGAAGCACGTTATTCCTCGCCTGCACCACTTCATCTGGCACTGAGTTGTGGAAAAGCAATGGAACATCGGCGGGAACCGTGATCGTGAGAGATGTTAACTCCGGATCCGCGTCCAGTTCGCCATCCTATGTCGCTACCATCGGGAGTACGATCTACTTCACCGCCACAACAGCCGCAAATGGGAACGAACTCTGGAAGTCGGACGGAACCAGCGCCGGGACGACCATGGTGGTGGATGTTTATCCGGGTAATCAGTCGAGTGTGATCAGCGACCCTTTTCTGAAGGACGGGATTATTTACTTCACCGCACTCAAGGGGCCGAATGACTGGCAATTCTGGAGAAGCGATGGAACGGGAGTTGGCACCTTTCCCCTCACCTCCATCCCGACCGATGAGCCGGGCGAATACTCCGCCCGGGCACGTACGCCCGCCTCCTTGGGGCCCTATGTCATATTCACCAATGAGGACCGGAATGGCCGGGAACTCTGGAGAACCGATGGGACACCAGGGGGAACCAGAATGATCAAGGACGTTAACCCAGGCCCCGCCACCTCAACGCCTGAGTACACCCCGCAACAGTTCGCCGTCCTCGGTTCTCTGGCATATATCATCGCCGACGACGGGGTGAATGGTGCGGAGCTGTGGCAGACCGACGGCACCGAAGCAGGCACGCGGATGGTCCATGACATCACGGGGGACTCGGGGAGTTCGAGGCCGCTGGACCTTACGGTCATCGGGCAGAAACTTTATTTCACCGCGATGACGGAGAGGGAAGGAAGGGAGTGGTATGTCTATGATCCGGCGGCCCCGGCGCCACCGGCGCTGGTGAACGGCGGGGTGGCGGCCACCGGACGCTTCACCGCGAATGCGGAAGGCAGCGTGAATCCGCATGGGTCCGCCAGCCTTGCCTACATTGAGTATGGGGTCAACCAGCCGTGGGAGCATTCCGCGGAGATCCAGCTGGCCCCTGACAATGCCTCATCCGCCACACCATTCTCATTACCCCTCACCGGGCTGCTGCCGGGCCGCACCTATCACTACCGGCTCACGGCGAACAATGAAGGTGGCGCGTCCACGACGACGGTTGGCTCCTTTACGACGGACCCGAATCTGCCTCCCGTATCAACCGGCGGGCTGCTGGGCACCCACTACCAGACTGGCTTGTCCCTGTCCGCCGGAACCGCCGCGCTCGGGATTTCGGATCCTGAGGGGGATCCCGTGACCATCGCGGAGACAGGAGCCAGCTCGGCGATGGGCGGAAGCATCGCCCTCAACTCCGGAAATCTCACCTACCAGCCGAAAGCCGGTTTTTCCGGTGCCGACCAGTTTCCGATCACGGTTAGGGATTCCCACGGGGCGACCTCCGCATTTCAGGTCATGGTGGAGGTAAGCGGCCCCTTCGGGTTCAACCCACGGCCTGCCGAAATCTCCACCTTGGGTGGAGGGCCGAAGAAGGTGAGGTTCAGTGCGATCCCCGCCCGGCCCTACAAGATCCAGCGCTCCGTGGATCTCATCTTCTGGGAAGATGTCGAAACCTCCACCCCCGATGCGGAGGGTCTTCTGGATTTCACCGATCCGGAGCCTCCCCAGCCGAAGGCGTTCTATCGGTTGAAGCATCCCTGA
- the lpxA gene encoding acyl-ACP--UDP-N-acetylglucosamine O-acyltransferase: MPDWRVIHPTAIVSPLAHIGNNVRIGPYCVVGANVEIGDDSILHSHVVVEGHTKIGRHNEFFPFAAIGMKSQDLKYLGEPTFLEIGDHNVFRENTTIHRSTVAETPTRIGDHNLFLCYSHVAHDCQLGNHIILSNSAGIAGHVVVEDHAILSAMAGFHQFCRIGMHSIVGGLSKIIQDVPPFMIVDGNPGVTRGVNLIGLQRRGFPEEDIKALKFAYKKLFLKKDGNMANALSSLKATHEASVPQVAHLIKFIEQSERGITR; encoded by the coding sequence TTGCCTGATTGGCGCGTGATCCACCCCACCGCCATCGTCTCCCCGCTCGCGCACATCGGCAACAATGTCCGCATCGGTCCCTATTGCGTGGTCGGGGCGAATGTGGAGATCGGTGACGACAGCATCCTTCACTCCCACGTGGTGGTGGAGGGGCACACGAAGATCGGCCGGCACAACGAGTTCTTCCCGTTCGCGGCCATCGGGATGAAATCGCAGGACCTGAAGTACCTCGGGGAGCCGACTTTCCTGGAGATCGGCGACCACAACGTGTTCCGGGAAAACACGACCATCCACCGCAGCACGGTGGCGGAGACGCCGACCCGCATCGGCGACCACAATCTTTTCCTGTGCTACTCCCACGTGGCGCATGACTGCCAGCTCGGCAACCACATCATCCTGTCGAACTCCGCGGGCATCGCCGGGCACGTGGTGGTTGAGGACCACGCGATCCTTTCCGCCATGGCGGGCTTCCACCAGTTCTGCCGGATCGGCATGCACTCCATCGTCGGCGGCCTGTCGAAGATCATCCAGGACGTGCCGCCGTTCATGATCGTGGACGGCAATCCGGGCGTGACCCGCGGGGTGAACCTCATCGGCCTGCAGCGCCGGGGTTTCCCGGAGGAGGACATCAAGGCGCTGAAGTTCGCCTACAAGAAGCTGTTCCTGAAAAAGGACGGCAACATGGCGAACGCCCTCAGCTCCCTGAAGGCGACGCACGAAGCCTCCGTGCCACAAGTGGCGCATCTCATCAAGTTCATCGAGCAGTCGGAGCGGGGGATTACGAGATAA